A genomic segment from Nicotiana sylvestris chromosome 1, ASM39365v2, whole genome shotgun sequence encodes:
- the LOC138872878 gene encoding uncharacterized protein, whose amino-acid sequence MAVTTRSGKGRDVPTSIQRKYDEQGVQEYETLNNVVQANDEVRINIDDNVEELNLSREHIVNIPEPVVQKARAPMPRPPPPYPQKLDKQNGENQFKNFIDMMKSLSINVPSVEALEQMPSYAKFMKDLVKKKRSMNCETIKLTHQVREIVHSMAPKVEDPNAFTIPCTIGSVEFAKAHCVLGASINLMPYFVFKTLGIGKPRPTSMRLQMADSTMKRPLGVIDDILVHVDKFILPTNFVIRDCEVYYEVPINLGRPFLDTGKALVDVEAEELTF is encoded by the coding sequence ATGGCCGTTACTACAAGGAGTGGAAAAGGTAGGGATGTACCTACCTCAATTCAAAGGAAATATGATGAGCAAGGGGTACAAGAATATGAGACCCTGAATAATGTGGTGCAAGCAAATGATGAAGTGCGGATTAATATTGATGACAATGTGGAGGAATTGAACCTATCTAGGGAGCACATTGTTAACATACCGGAACCGGTAGTGCAAAAGGCTAGGGCACCAATGCCTaggcctcctcctccatatcCTCAAAAGCTTGACAAGCAAAATGGCGAGAATCAATTCAAAaatttcattgacatgatgaagagtctaTCTATCAACGTGCCATCGGTTGAAGCTTTGGAGCaaatgcctagttatgcaaagtttatgaaagacttggtgaaaAAGAAGCGGTCGatgaattgtgaaactataaagttGACTCATCAAGTGAGAGAAATTGTGCATTCAATGGCTCCTAAAGTGGAAGATCCCAACGCTTTCACAATCccttgtaccattggaagtgtCGAGTTTGCTAAAGCTCATTGTGTtcttggggcaagtatcaatttgatgccctattttgtgttcaagactttgggaattgggaaaccaagacccacatctatgagattacaaatggccgATAGTaccatgaagagaccattgggggTGATTGATGACATATTGGTTcatgttgataaattcattcttccgACGAATTTTGTCATTCGTGATTGTGAGGTTTATTATGAGGTACCGATTAATcttggtagacctttccttgatACGGGGAAGGCTCTAGTTGATGTTGAAGCCGAAGAACTTACTTTCTGA
- the LOC138872874 gene encoding uncharacterized mitochondrial protein AtMg00860-like encodes MVEEGIVLGHKISKNVIEVDKAKIGVISKLPPPTSVNGVWSFLSHIGFYEHFCKDISKVVNPLRKLLEKDAKLHFNDDCMRAFELINHKLTTTPIITAPNWSIPFELMCDTRDVAVGTVLG; translated from the coding sequence atggttgaggaaggcattgtccttggaCACAAGATCTCAAAGAATGTCATTGAAGTCGACAAGGCAAAGATTGGGGTGATTTCTAAGCTTCCACCTCCAACTTCAGTGAATGGCGTGTGGAGTTTCTTAAGCCACATAGGATTCTATGAGCATTTCTGCAAGGATATCTCTAAAGTAGTGAACCCATTGCGCAAGCTTTTGGAGAAAGATGCCAAGCTTcatttcaatgatgattgcatgagagcCTTTGAGTTGATAAATCACAAGTTGACCACTACTCCCATTATcaccgctccaaattggagtattccttttgagctcatgtgtgatacAAGAGATGTAGCGGTAGGGACTGTTTTGGGGTAA